A genome region from Syntrophorhabdaceae bacterium includes the following:
- a CDS encoding aminotransferase class I/II-fold pyridoxal phosphate-dependent enzyme — MDIFDKCTKFVDQIRELRESGNYFYFREIESPQDSEVIVGGRRVIMVGSNNYLGLTCHPRIKEAAVEALQKYGSGCAGSRFLNGNLAIHEEFERKLAHFFKREAALTFATGYQTNVGTISALLGRNDCAILDKYDHASIIDGCRLSFGHPKKYRHNNMADLERILEATKDYSQLI, encoded by the coding sequence ATGGATATTTTTGATAAATGTACTAAATTTGTCGACCAGATCCGGGAGCTTCGGGAGTCAGGGAATTATTTTTACTTCCGCGAAATAGAATCACCCCAGGATTCGGAGGTCATTGTAGGGGGGCGCAGGGTGATCATGGTCGGCTCCAATAATTATTTGGGCCTGACCTGCCACCCCAGGATAAAGGAAGCCGCAGTCGAGGCCCTGCAAAAATACGGCAGTGGCTGTGCCGGCTCCAGGTTCTTGAACGGCAACCTTGCGATACATGAGGAATTCGAAAGGAAGTTGGCCCATTTTTTCAAAAGGGAAGCCGCGCTGACTTTTGCCACCGGATACCAGACTAATGTGGGGACCATCTCGGCTCTTCTGGGCAGAAATGATTGCGCCATTCTCGACAAATATGACCATGCAAGCATCATCGACGGGTGCAGGTTGTCCTTCGGCCACCCAAAAAAGTACCGTCATAACAACATGGCGGATCTGGAACGCATTCTCGAGGCTACCAAGGATTACAGCCAATTGATTA
- a CDS encoding NUDIX hydrolase, translated as MGEIKTPFLTVDIIIRFGEGIVLIERKNPPAGWALPGGFVDIGESVEEAAKREAKEETSLDVDLDGQFHVYSRPDRDPRFHTASVVFIARGSGSLMGRDDARRAAIFREDDLPDLIAFDHRRIISDYFEYARTGDKPREI; from the coding sequence ATGGGAGAGATCAAAACACCCTTCCTCACGGTAGATATAATTATCAGGTTCGGTGAGGGCATTGTCCTTATCGAGAGAAAGAACCCTCCCGCCGGTTGGGCCCTTCCAGGCGGTTTTGTGGATATAGGGGAATCCGTTGAGGAGGCGGCAAAGAGAGAGGCTAAAGAGGAGACATCTCTTGACGTCGACCTGGACGGCCAGTTTCACGTCTATTCCCGGCCCGACCGGGACCCCCGGTTTCACACTGCGTCCGTGGTATTTATCGCCCGAGGGAGCGGTTCCCTCATGGGCAGGGATGATGCGAGGCGGGCGGCGATCTTTCGCGAAGATGACCTGCCGGACCTCATTGCCTTTGACCACAGGAGAATTATCTCGGATTATTTCGAATATGCCCGGACGGGCGACAAACCGCGTGAAATTTGA
- a CDS encoding NAD-dependent epimerase/dehydratase family protein has translation MKALVTGANGFIGSHLVEKLTRCGTEVTCLVRRTGDLGWLEALPVNFAYGDCGDRRSLATAVSGVDCVYHLAGVTRVRREEEFFTVNGVGTENLIRTCLDRNRSLQKFVYLSSQAASGPGIEGGMKTEGDPDSPVSSYGRSKRIGEEAVLAHRDRIRVTILRPSAVYGPRDRDFLSLLKLITRKITFSPRNITQWISMCFVSDLVDSLVMAGKAGAGDGEVFFISDGARYRTEEICDIFSAAMNTKAFRLSVPGCVIRGIGAVSEAMSRVTDRPCLLTRDKAREMMQENWTCDITKAKNMLEYSPKIDLVHGAGVTVDWYQKNNWL, from the coding sequence GTGAAGGCGTTGGTCACGGGAGCGAACGGGTTTATCGGAAGCCATCTGGTTGAAAAGCTGACGCGTTGCGGGACGGAGGTGACCTGCCTGGTGAGGCGCACGGGTGATCTCGGATGGCTCGAAGCATTACCGGTCAATTTTGCATATGGCGATTGTGGCGACAGGAGATCGCTGGCAACTGCCGTGTCAGGAGTGGATTGTGTCTATCATTTAGCCGGTGTGACGAGGGTAAGACGGGAAGAGGAATTTTTTACGGTAAACGGCGTCGGTACGGAGAACCTGATTCGGACCTGTCTGGACCGGAACCGGTCGCTCCAAAAATTTGTCTACCTTTCGAGCCAGGCTGCTTCCGGCCCGGGCATTGAAGGAGGGATGAAGACTGAAGGTGATCCTGATTCTCCGGTTTCATCTTACGGGAGAAGCAAACGGATCGGAGAAGAAGCCGTGCTGGCTCACAGGGATCGGATCAGGGTTACCATTCTTCGCCCCAGCGCGGTGTATGGACCACGGGACCGCGATTTTTTATCCCTTCTGAAGCTAATCACAAGAAAAATCACGTTCAGTCCCCGCAACATAACCCAGTGGATCAGCATGTGCTTCGTGAGCGATTTGGTGGATTCACTGGTAATGGCGGGCAAGGCCGGAGCGGGAGACGGCGAGGTCTTCTTCATCTCCGACGGCGCCCGTTACAGGACGGAAGAAATATGCGATATCTTTTCAGCTGCCATGAATACAAAGGCATTCCGGTTGTCGGTGCCGGGATGTGTAATTCGGGGAATAGGTGCGGTGAGCGAGGCTATGTCCCGTGTGACCGACCGGCCCTGTTTGCTTACGCGCGATAAGGCGAGAGAAATGATGCAGGAAAATTGGACCTGTGATATTACTAAAGCCAAAAATATGTTAGAATACAGTCCGAAGATCGATCTCGTTCATGGGGCGGGGGTCACCGTCGATTGGTATCAAAAAAACAATTGGTTATAA